The following are from one region of the Streptomyces decoyicus genome:
- a CDS encoding RICIN domain-containing protein has product MIGAAQPAQASAAYHLVQIKMFDGQCLGIRNQSANAGAALEHDRCQNLPSQRFKVMSDGPANPNHEIRTFAEGMCLTPRAPFLGDGARQPIVQSHCNGSPLQRFTFFGQYGEPQIEFRTATELCWTVAGGGQYGGDIKQYPCESSGPGYQRFTLVYV; this is encoded by the coding sequence ATGATCGGAGCAGCTCAGCCCGCGCAGGCGTCCGCGGCTTACCACCTCGTCCAGATCAAGATGTTCGATGGCCAATGCCTGGGCATCAGGAACCAGAGCGCCAACGCCGGCGCTGCGCTTGAACATGACCGGTGCCAGAATCTTCCCTCCCAGCGCTTCAAGGTCATGAGCGATGGCCCCGCGAACCCGAACCACGAGATCAGGACGTTCGCGGAGGGCATGTGCCTGACCCCCCGAGCCCCGTTCTTGGGTGACGGTGCTCGTCAGCCGATCGTGCAGTCGCATTGCAACGGTTCTCCATTGCAGCGCTTTACGTTCTTCGGCCAGTACGGTGAGCCACAGATCGAGTTCAGGACGGCCACGGAACTCTGCTGGACCGTGGCGGGCGGCGGCCAATACGGTGGCGACATCAAACAGTATCCCTGCGAAAGCTCAGGACCTGGGTATCAGCGCTTCACACTCGTCTATGTGTGA
- a CDS encoding GNAT family N-acetyltransferase, which translates to MLIDVWPLKALRVRSPRLELRLPSEEELAAVAEVAAEGVHAPGARPFLTPWTDLPPAERARHVVRSHWSRLGAWAPDDWALDLVVFFEGQPVGIQEMWAKNFSIRGEIASSSWLGLGHQGKGIGTEMRVAVLHLAFAELGAVSATSGCFIDNQASMSVSRKLGYKPDGISRDVLHEQVVESQYFRLSQQDWSCQEHVPVTVCGLAGCADFFGFDDGAMGPVAR; encoded by the coding sequence ATGTTGATCGACGTCTGGCCCCTCAAGGCACTGCGTGTACGGTCGCCCCGTCTGGAGCTGCGGCTTCCCTCCGAGGAAGAGCTGGCCGCAGTGGCCGAGGTAGCAGCGGAGGGAGTCCATGCTCCAGGAGCACGGCCGTTTCTGACGCCCTGGACGGATCTGCCGCCTGCCGAGCGTGCCAGGCACGTCGTCCGGAGTCACTGGAGCCGCCTGGGGGCATGGGCGCCTGACGACTGGGCCCTGGACCTCGTGGTGTTCTTCGAGGGGCAACCCGTGGGCATCCAGGAGATGTGGGCCAAGAACTTCAGCATCCGAGGCGAGATTGCCTCAAGTTCTTGGCTCGGGCTTGGCCATCAGGGCAAGGGAATCGGAACCGAGATGCGTGTGGCCGTGCTTCACCTGGCGTTCGCGGAACTTGGAGCGGTATCCGCCACGTCGGGGTGCTTCATCGACAACCAGGCTTCGATGTCCGTCTCACGCAAGCTCGGTTACAAGCCCGACGGCATCTCCCGCGATGTCCTTCACGAGCAGGTCGTCGAATCCCAGTACTTCCGGCTCTCGCAGCAGGACTGGAGCTGTCAGGAGCATGTACCTGTAACCGTGTGCGGACTGGCAGGCTGCGCGGACTTCTTCGGTTTCGACGACGGGGCCATGGGCCCCGTCGCCCGCTGA
- a CDS encoding HemK2/MTQ2 family protein methyltransferase yields the protein MTLAGVYLPQHDTRLLLRALYREGVGAGTELLDLGSGSGALAVGAARRGALVTAVDISWQAVLATRINAWLSRQRVTVRRGDLTAAVGGRSFDVLVSNPPYVPAPGNQTPRGPARAWDAGPDGRLLVDRICDSAPRVLRPGGVLLMVHSGLCGTEDTLERLASAGLRGTVSDRAVIPFGPILRSRLAWLRRQGLLDEVQDSEELVIIRAENS from the coding sequence GTGACGCTTGCTGGTGTCTATCTGCCACAGCACGACACGCGGCTCCTGTTGCGCGCCCTGTACCGCGAAGGTGTGGGGGCGGGCACCGAGCTCCTGGACCTCGGTTCGGGCAGTGGGGCCCTCGCGGTGGGAGCGGCGCGACGTGGCGCTCTGGTCACCGCCGTCGACATCTCCTGGCAGGCAGTCCTGGCCACAAGGATCAACGCCTGGCTCTCCCGGCAGCGCGTCACCGTGCGTCGCGGCGATCTGACCGCAGCTGTCGGCGGCCGTTCCTTCGACGTGCTCGTCAGCAACCCGCCTTACGTCCCCGCCCCCGGCAACCAGACGCCCCGGGGGCCGGCCCGCGCCTGGGACGCGGGGCCCGACGGACGGCTGCTCGTCGACCGTATCTGCGACTCCGCACCGCGTGTGCTCCGCCCTGGCGGCGTCCTTCTCATGGTCCATTCCGGACTGTGCGGCACCGAGGACACCTTGGAGCGGCTAGCCTCCGCGGGGCTGCGGGGGACGGTCAGCGACCGCGCGGTCATACCGTTCGGCCCGATCCTGCGCTCCCGGCTGGCCTGGCTGCGGCGCCAGGGCCTCCTGGACGAGGTCCAGGACTCAGAGGAATTGGTGATCATCCGTGCCGAGAACTCCTGA
- a CDS encoding SMP-30/gluconolactonase/LRE family protein: MADVEGRLFTGAADGTVWQLTLSGSGAVRADAVAHTGGRLLGLEPTVDGQLLVCDAQRGLLRVDPRDGAVRVLAGALGGEPLRFCSNVAAGGQPFRYGYGARQFQVRALHT; the protein is encoded by the coding sequence GTGGCCGACGTCGAGGGCCGGCTCTTCACCGGGGCCGCAGACGGAACGGTCTGGCAACTGACACTCTCGGGTTCCGGAGCCGTCCGGGCGGATGCCGTTGCCCACACCGGTGGAAGACTGCTCGGCCTGGAGCCCACCGTGGATGGTCAACTGCTGGTGTGCGACGCACAACGAGGTCTGTTGCGTGTCGACCCGCGCGACGGGGCCGTACGCGTGCTGGCCGGCGCGTTGGGCGGCGAACCCTTGCGATTCTGCAGCAACGTCGCCGCGGGTGGTCAACCCTTCCGCTACGGCTATGGCGCCCGTCAGTTTCAGGTGCGCGCGCTTCACACATAG